The Nicotiana tomentosiformis chromosome 2, ASM39032v3, whole genome shotgun sequence genome includes the window AGATTTGAAGCTATTTATCAAGATCAGAAGCTAGTCAATGGTCCAAGATTTGAAAATAACTTTGTCCCAAAAAATATTGGTGGAATTCAATCAGTTTCTAATGACCCTTTACCAACAAGCAATATAGCATTGACTTCTGATATTGGTGCTGAGGATGAATACAATGAAGACTTTGATTTCTCTGATACGGTTTTGAGCTATATAAATCAGATGCTTATGGAAGAAGATGTGGAGGATAAGACACATATGCTTCAGGAGTCGTTGGAATTTCAAGCGAAAGAGAAGTCATTCTATGAGGCCCTCAGCAAGGAATATCCGCCTTCACCTCAGCAAAACCTGTCGATTACTTACCAGAATGGTGAGATACCAAATGAGTACTGCTCAGGAAGTCTGTATAATTTTACAAGTAATAGCAATGACAGTAGTGATTACCTAACTGATCCAACGGTTATTAACATTTCCAATGATCTTAAGTCCTCTTATGTACAAGGCCTTTCAGTTTGTAATGGTACTTACTCTTCGATTAGCTCATCGAGTAGCATAAATAATATTGTAGATGGGTTCTTAGACTCTCCTGTAAGTCCTCTTCATAACCCTGATATATATAACGACAGCTACCCGATTTGGAACTTTAGGAAAGGAGTGGAAGAAGCAAACAAGTTCCTCCCAACTAATATTAAGTTGTTGGACAATGTGGATATCAATGGCTTGTTGCCTCTGGAGAAAAGAGGAGAAAGTGGTTGTGTGGCTGCTCGGGTGGAGAAAAGGGATGAGGGAGAGGTTTCACCTACAGAGCCGAGAGGGAGGAAGAATCCTCATAGGGATGATAAGGATTTActagaagaagaaagaagtagcaAACAAGCAGCTGTTTATACAGAATCAACAGTTCGTTCAGAGGAGTTTGATATAGTTTTGCTGCATAGCTTGGGAAATGGGAAGGAAGCATTGGAAGCTTATCGCGAGAGCTTGAAGAATGCTAGAACGAAAAATACGGTGCAGAATGGGCAATCAAAAGGATATAATGGAGGGAAGGGCCGTGGCAAGAAACACAGTGGTAAAAAGGAAGTCGTAGATTTAAGGACTCTTTTAATAAATTGTGCACAGGCTGTTGCTGCTGATGATTGCAGGAGTGCAACTGAACTGCTGAAACAGATCAGACTCCATTCATCTCCTTTCGGAGATGGCAATCAGAGATTGGCTCATTGCTTTGCGGATGGTATGGAGGCACGCTTGGCTGGCACTGGTAGCCAGATTTATAAGGCCCTTGTCAATAAAAAAACATCAGCAGCCGATTTTTTAAAGGCCTATCACTTGTATCTCGCGTCATCGCCATTCAGGAAGCTTTCGGATTTTGCCTCAAACAAGACAATCATGACAAAAGCAGGGAATGCTGCAAGGGTCCATGTCATTGACTTTGGTATCCTCTATGGCTTTCAGTGGCCTACGCTTATTCAACGTATCGCAGCAAGAGAAGGTGGGCCCCCTAAGCTTCGCATTACTGGTATAGAGTTTCCCCAACCTGGTTTCAGGCCAGCAGAAAGAATTGAGGAAACAGGACGCCGTTTGGCTGATTATGCTCAGACCTTTAATGTTCCATTTGAATACCATGCAATTGCAAAGAAATGGGAAACTATCAGACTTGAGGATTTAAAGCTTGAAAAAGACGAATTTCTTGTTGTCAATTGTTTGTATAGATTTAAGAACTTGCCTGATGAGACCGTGTTAACTGACAGTTCGAGAACTCTTGTTCTCGATCTTATAAGGAAAATCAATCCGGACATTTTCATCCATGGGATTGTCAATGGGGCCTATAGTGCCCCATTTTTTGTCACGCGTTTTCGTGAGGTCCTTTTTCACTTTTCTGCACTTTTCGATATGTTGGAAGCTAATGTACCACGTGAGTCTCCAGAACGAATGTTAATTGAGAGAGAGATCTTTGGGAGGGAAGCCCTGAATGTCATAGCTTGTGAGGGGTGGGAAAGAGTTGAACGGCCAGAGACATATAAGCAATGGCAAGTTCGTAATCTAAGGGCAAGGTTTATGCAGATACCTTTTGAACGGGAAGTCATGAATAGGGCAACGGAAAAGGTGACATCAAGCTATCACAAAGACTTTGTACTCGACGAAAATAACAAGTGGCTATTGCTAGGGTGGAAAGGGAGAACAATATATGCATTATCTTGTTGGAAACCTATTTAAGAAATCTGCAAGGCATGTTTTTAACATGCTTTCTTTTGAACATAAAGTTGTCCTTTCACATATTTGGAGAAATCAAACAATACAGAGGTAAGTCTCTTGATCTTTTTCACATGTTCTCTTCTTGTTCCTCTTCATCTTTAACATTAAAAAGTGACTGAATATGCCACCCATGCAGGTAAATGGCGAGCTTGTGGTGTTGTTAAAGCTAATAAATATTTGCTCACACGAGCGATATGTTGCTAAACTTCAGCATGCTTGTTCAGTACTGATCAATATATGATCAGACAAGGTGAGGCTTCAGAAAATGTTCTTGCCAACCGATGATGAAGTTGAATTACCAGCAGATAATCGTTGCTGCAAAGTGTGTAGCACATACCTGCTACCTTTCACCAGCACAAGTACCGCTTGTAACTCTCCTCATCATCGAGTTTTAGGCAGATAGGAAAAGATTGCCTAGTGTTTTTTTGTCTCTAGTGGAATTTGATTTCTTGTCGGTCGAGACCTTTTATCCCATTTCACTGACCATAAGGCTACACCCTGGGGTGCCTTATGTGCAAGGCGTTTGTTATTAAACATTACTAGTGTTAGAACCCGCGCGATGCGCGAAAAATTTGAtagaatattaatcttataaaattatgatctaatatattagactatatttataaatattagttatattttattatttaatatactgtgcagaaatataacaaaatctaTTCGAACTCAAAGGATACACATCATATAGTAACAAATAAATTGTTTGTTCCTTATTTATTCTTATTGTCAAATTAGCAAGTAGTTAATACTATACATTTACTAATGTGACtttttattaacttgtcaatCGGCTTAATATTTTGATACTATTTCTCTTATAATATAACCTAGATATATATTTTTACTcttgaaataaaattattttttaaacttatgttatattgttcaaaaaatttcaattatctaaatttattgataattcttttgagtgttatttatttatcttttattttttaataaatttaaaatataaatatcataaaattatcttTATCCCTTTTTTTCATACATTCTTTTCTActgtaatatttgattagttttctcaTTTTGTAGTTTACTGAATGTAATATTTTATACTAAgttataattttgaattcataaaaaatataaagagataagcattttattatttttataaaaaaatctactaatattttaataattattaatttttgttATATATATAACATGCTTATCTTATATATAATATCATAatagtatctttatatttttcattatGAAATTATTagttctatttattaactaaatttcctAAATGAGAAATTTTATTAGTATATACATTTTACGTTATCGCTTGAATATGTTTTTTTAGTATTCTTTTTTTATAACCATTTATTTATTATGATTTTAGTTATGTGTATATGTACGACTTTTCTCATCATAATTCTAATTATAAgtgttatatttttatattttcccacaatatatatatattaggaagAAACTACTATCCATTCAATTTGagtttttagttttttattttaaaataattttaaaacttcaacttgaaactgCTCCATAATTTGAATGAGTATtgtttttataaatattttcgctttttattataaataattataagatatttatatttattaattcaaatagagtaaccagttaattcaaattaaaattcaaaatattttttagttagaaaggtagtttatttGATCTTAACAATATCACTTGGCTTTTTATAGTTATGCCACTTGGGTTAATGAGatttctttttcttctacttttaatTATAGATAGATATTAGGAAGAAACTACTATCCATtcaatttgaatttttatttttttattttttttattttaaaacttcaacttgaaaataCTCCATAATTTGAATGGGtagttttttatatatatattttcgtttttttattatagataattataaagtatttatatttattaattcaaaaagagtaaccaattaattcaaaatttaaaaatctaattattttttagttagaaaggtagtttattttgtcttaacaatTCCATTTGGCTTTTTGTAGTTATGTCACTTGGCTTAATGGGATTGCATTTTCTTCTACTTTTAATTATAGATAAAAGATTGTGTAAGTTTAACGAGTCCTAACAATTGCATTTCATTCAGGATCTGATCGTTTAATACTTGTGGAACACCAGAGATGTATAATGAACTTTTGTCCAAATTTGCCTTCAAACCAGACACACTAGAGAAATGATTGAAAGCTTGAATCATCAATTGTATGGAAATTCTATCAGCCCTGCAACACATAAGCAAGTCATTAGCAAAGCAAACATGCACCAGCTTCATTCTACTACATTTAGGGTGATAATTGAAGTCCGGGTTATACTGCAGTTGTTTTAAGGATCTATTGAGATATTCCATGACCAAGACAAGTAGATATGGGGACATGGGGTCACCCTGTCTCAGTCCTTTCTTTGCCATAAACTTTGGAGTGATTCCACCATTTATTAAAATGGAATAGCTCACAGAAGTCACACACTCCATGATCCACCCAACAAATTTCCCAGGAAATCCAAATTCTAGCAGAACAGTTTTAAGGAAATCCCATTCCACTGAGTCATATGCCTTCCCTATATCAACTTTGATAATATATCTAGGAGAGATTTCCTTTTGTGTATAACCTTTTACAAGCTCATGTGCCACAATGACATTATCTAGGATACTCTTTCCTCCTATAAATATTGATTGTGAGGCTCCAACTATTTGATCTACTACCAATTTGAGTCTGGCAGTGAGAATTCTTGCTATTAGCTTATATAAAGTTGTACAACAAGCTATGTGTCACAGCCTCACTTTCTTACGCTCGTTAGCGGCACCGAATTTCCTGTGCGGTGCCTGCAGTTTTCCTCGCTGCAGGCCAACCTTTCTCCTTTTCCAGGTTTTCAAGCACGATCATGTGCCTGTGGTGAAGCCTTCCTGGAAGGCATGCTCTAATTGTGCTGCCCGTAATATGTCTAGGCTCATGGCTTTGACATGTCATGGCGCTTCTCGTCTTAGGATcataatccatgcgcgccctggggttggctaaggacatgtcttgtccttcgcctaagactgagcatcgctctcgcgtgcacaacccaatcctcaagcttgacactcgcctcaTGTATCCGCACCCAGCTTATGCcttgcccgagtaaggcaacctttagtccttggccattgttATGTGCGTCTTTTGTGCCATGCCCAAACATATCCCTTGCAACACACTTTCATACCAtctagtgcagtgtcgccccacaGCTGAacgtttaggccaacggacccttgctcgcatggctgaacccaagccatgcttaCAAGTTGACATATGATGccctaagataggtgcatcaagtatccaatcgaCACAGAGGTCTTTGTCCAATatttcggcagcccgcggggtaGACCGTCCCACACGTCGAGCCTCCAACACCCGTTTggtgcccaacgctagcccgaaggcgtcgcgccatccatagagttccctaactcgtatggatacctaggacactcctttgagtcatacaggcaggcccttgaggttcccTCTCAAGGTCGCTCATTAGATACGGCTTGGTGGAAGCACGTGTGGGGGAGGCAGGTTGAGCTTTCAACACCTATActccccttatatatgcttaaaattaaaaagcccaagtttcTTGAGTAGACATGTCTACGTCAGAGAATTAGAAGTGACTTTTCTCACCCGTTCCGAATGAAGTCACAACCCCAAAATGCGGGTTGTGACATCCTCACACACTCATTCTGCCATCGTCCCTGATGACACATCATGGCCTACGACATCCCGGAGTCTACCCCCTCAAGTATGTACTTCGCGGCTCCCTTGGTCCTGTaggttggacttcctcgaagtcgTGCTCAAAAGGAGTCGTACCTcatgcacttctcccccaagtatcttccaagcgtgcctctaCACTTCACCTCCTTTCGGTGTTCACTTAGAAAGTACCTCCGCACTTGTACCCTCTGGTGTCTTactttgtgattgacccacactagtcaatcacaccatgaccctcacggccttcatgtccgtctgaagctTTTCTTTCATTGGTAAGAACATCAACGTGCTTTCTGGCGCAGCTCCAGTAGCTATATCGCTCCCGTAGCCTTTTCGCGCCCTCTGGCATAACTCTCGTAGCCTTTCTCTCCCGTAGCTTTTCCTTGCCCTTAGTACCTTTGAAGATGTGTTTACTTCCGGACTCACAACTTCGCCCTaatgcctcttgcataggcggatcctcccacactcaatatGGAGGATACTTCTTAGCGCACACGTCCCACATGGCATTTGGCCAGCTCTTGGGACATCtcttggtgagtactacattctcaaagtcatagcatcgccgcattcccgaacaaagctctttgtttttCAACTGTCACTTCCTCAACAAGTACCCAATGCTCCTGGTAGTACGCCAATACTCGCCCTATAGTCAGGTACTCACTCGGTCCTTCTAGCACGGCTTCCCGGTCCGATTGTGCATCGCACTTGGACTCTCAACGGTCCCCGATCATTCGGCGTACCCCTTTCCCGAATGATGACATCTTCCAACTTGGAAATTTACCCAATTCTGAAGCTTTGCTATTTCCTCGAATTCAtctcctcaccttggcaatgccctcaggcagTCCAAAAGTCTATCCCGTAGGAAAGACACTCAACTGATGCGTTGCACGCATCATTGGAAAGATCTCTGTCGCGATCATGCCCAATGTTTATAGTCCATAGCTCTCACTCTTTGCAATATGGTTGCTcgacctggcaaacatggccTTCTCGaccatccgactcatcggcatatcaccaCATTCAGTAGCAACCTAGACTTCTTCGACCAGcagtatcgggttctcgatctctggtggcatatgaacatcaatctctgctttgacatgatctccgcactgacatccaaaatgcactcgccatcTCCATTCTTTGCCTTGACAATGTAtcatggcatagtatggccttaatcagctctgataccacgtGTCACGGGCTCACTTTCTTACGCTCGTCAGCGGCACCGAATTgcccgtgcggcgcctgcagttccccttGCTGCAGGCCAGCCTTTCTCTTTTCCCAGGTTTTCAAGCACGATCATGTGACTATGGTGAAGCCTGCCTGGAAGGCATGCTCTAATTGTGCCTCCCATAAGATGTCTAGGCTCTTGGCCTCGACATGTCGTGGTGCTTCTCGTCTTAGGATCATAATCCATGTGCGCCCTGGGGTTGGctaaggacatgtcttgtccttcgcctaagactgagcatcgctctcgcgtgcACATCCATATCCTCAAACTTGACACTCGCCTCGTGAATCCACACTCAGCTTGTGCcttgcccgagtaaggcaacctttagtccttggccatttTCATGTACGTCTTTCGTGTCATGCCCATACATATCCCTCGCAACACACTTCCATCCCGTCTAGTGCAGTGTCATCCCACAACTGCACGTTTAGGCCAACAGACCCTTGCTCGCATGGCTGAACCCAAGCCATGCatacaagtcgacacatgatgcccctaagataggtgcatcaagtatccaatcaTCACAGAGGTCTTTTTCCAATATTTCGGCAGACCGCGAGCAGACCGTCCCACACGTGGAGCCTCCAATGCCCGTTTGGTGCCCAACACTAGCCCGAAGGCGTCGCGCCGTCCATAGAGTTCCCTAACTCATATGGATACCTAGGACACTCTTTTGAGTCATCCAGGAAGGCCCTTGAGGTTCCCCCTCAAGGTCGCTCATTAGATACGGCTTGGTAGCTGCATGATTGGAGGAGGCAGGTTGAGCTTTCaacacctataccccccttatatatgcttaaaattaaaaagcccaagttttCTGAGTAGACATGTCTATGTCAGAGAATCAGAAGAGCATTTTCTCACCGGTTCCGAATGAAGTCACAACCCCAAAATATGGGTTGTGACATATGGGCTTGTATTCCTTTACATAAGTAGAATTTGTCACTTTTGGCACTAGGGTAAGAGTAGTGCAATTGGCCTCTCTTAGCATTTTTCCAGATTCAAAGAATTGTAAGACAACTACACTTGCTTCCTCCCCTATTACATTCCAGTATTCTATAAAAAATTATGCATTGAATCCATCCATCCCTGGAGCCTTATCGTTTGGTAGCTCTCTCAATGCCTGAAGAATATCCACCTTTGTGACAGGTTGAATCAACATCATTTGTTGATCCCTCTGCATGTAAGGGCCATCCTTGGCAATGTGAGTGTTTAAACAGGGTAGTTCCCATCAGCTTTTGAAAAAACGCTATGAATTCCTACTGCACCTGCTTGGGATCTGTTAGTTTTCCTCCATGCTCATTGCATATAGTTGCAATGATGTTCCTGGAATGCCTAGCTTTGAGTTGAGCATAGAAGAACTTAGAGTTTGAATCCCCATGTGTGATCCAAATAGCTCTGGACTTCAATCTAAGGACTTTCTCCTGAATTGTGGCCCATTTCTCCAATTTCAGCACTAACTCTTTCTCTTCCATAATCAATTGAGCATTGTAAAGGCCTGCTTCCAGATCCTCCTAAGTATCTTTAAGCTTTGCTTGCAGGTCCTCAATATTTTGATCCAACTTATTCATCTCTTGGTTCATCTGCTTCACGGCAAGTTCTATTTGCTTTAACTTCTTACAAACTCCATACATAGCATATCCAGGTACATTGGATTCCCATATAGACTTCACCACTTCTTTGAATGAATATTACTGCAGTAGAACATTAAGGAGTCTGAATGACTTTGGGAGTTTTTGTCTGGCAGTATTAGTAGTAAGTAGTATAGGAGAGTGGTCTGAACAACCAGGATTTAAATAGTGAGCTTCTATACTACTATACATGCTAATCCATTGGGCATTGCCAAATGCCCAGTCTATCAAGCTATAGATCCTGTCTCCAGGATCCCTCTTGTTACACCAAGAGTACAGGCATCCCTTTCTTCTGATCTGACCAAGCCCAACCTCATCCACACAGTCTTGAAAATCTTATGTTTCAATCTGTTGAACTGGTGCTCCATTAATTCTGTCATTAACAGATAATGTGGTGTTAAAATCTCCAAGAATAATCCAAGGGTCTACCATCATACTGTTGATTAATCTCACTTGTCTCCAGATATCTTTCCTTCTATATATGGTATTGTATCCATATACGAAAGTTGCATAGCATGCAAATTGAGAGTCCTTATCTTTTATCTTGCAGTGAACAATCTGAGGCTTTGAGAATTGGATATCAACTTCCACCAGTTGTGGTTTCTAGCAGACCCATATTCTTTCATTTGGGCAACCTACATAATCACAGTAAACCTACCACTCTGCCCCTAACTTCCTTTGTATCTTCCCTGCTCTTCTAGCCTTAACTTTTGTCTCGAGGCAGCCCAAAAGAGTGTtacaccccgtaagtttaacaaccttgataatatatatatatatatatatatatatatatatatatatatatatatatatatatatatatatatattagatatggtattttgagtggaacatttttgtaaaggaaaaaaaatgatttgaaaaaaatgattttatataattattaatattactactttcgaatatgttttaaattatacacataatatgagaaaagtttatgaaattttctttattgtaaagatatgaattatttttttcacaataaaagaaggttatctttttaccattttaagaattaagcatacgaaaatttgtactctttatatgagattaggaaaattagaagttgaaaaaatatatatatttttacatggatgttttaatgaaataatagtgtgtGAATTTATTTTACAGGGTACCACATGACCGTAATAGTacggtgtataaagtgtattaaaaataagtagaattttaagtaatttgagacaattcttaattatgcgggtaattggttaattaccggataACAGaacattacctaattacctaacaagtggataaagattaacatttcccaccccaccccacccccacgtggcatcAAGGACCTAACCAAACAAATGACTAAGGGTCATTTGGGATAAGGTGGCAACCTAATGTATGGATTTCAAGACACATCAATTCCAACACTTTCAATACAAATCAAAATGTGTAGCCTTGGGCAAAGTTAGTAATGTTCCAACATTGTCAATACAATTAGGATGTGAGCTTTGCACATTAGCTAGTGAGTGCTTACAAATTCCTACAAAATAACACTACAATTAGAAGTGGGGAACGTTGGCCATTACTGATAAGTTTCCAACTTTTCATTTTCAAACACTTAAGTCGGATTCTAAATCTTACATTAAGCAACGTGATTTCTACATG containing:
- the LOC104114227 gene encoding scarecrow-like protein 9; this encodes MDPRFNNFPTSMNGFSLENQSVHISSNRWKNNEPRFEAIYQDQKLVNGPRFENNFVPKNIGGIQSVSNDPLPTSNIALTSDIGAEDEYNEDFDFSDTVLSYINQMLMEEDVEDKTHMLQESLEFQAKEKSFYEALSKEYPPSPQQNLSITYQNGEIPNEYCSGSLYNFTSNSNDSSDYLTDPTVINISNDLKSSYVQGLSVCNGTYSSISSSSSINNIVDGFLDSPVSPLHNPDIYNDSYPIWNFRKGVEEANKFLPTNIKLLDNVDINGLLPLEKRGESGCVAARVEKRDEGEVSPTEPRGRKNPHRDDKDLLEEERSSKQAAVYTESTVRSEEFDIVLLHSLGNGKEALEAYRESLKNARTKNTVQNGQSKGYNGGKGRGKKHSGKKEVVDLRTLLINCAQAVAADDCRSATELLKQIRLHSSPFGDGNQRLAHCFADGMEARLAGTGSQIYKALVNKKTSAADFLKAYHLYLASSPFRKLSDFASNKTIMTKAGNAARVHVIDFGILYGFQWPTLIQRIAAREGGPPKLRITGIEFPQPGFRPAERIEETGRRLADYAQTFNVPFEYHAIAKKWETIRLEDLKLEKDEFLVVNCLYRFKNLPDETVLTDSSRTLVLDLIRKINPDIFIHGIVNGAYSAPFFVTRFREVLFHFSALFDMLEANVPRESPERMLIEREIFGREALNVIACEGWERVERPETYKQWQVRNLRARFMQIPFEREVMNRATEKVTSSYHKDFVLDENNKWLLLGWKGRTIYALSCWKPI